The Drosophila biarmipes strain raj3 chromosome X, RU_DBia_V1.1, whole genome shotgun sequence genome includes the window taTCTTATATTTCGtacaaattatataaacattcaatctttaaaattgtaataatgtttttaagaaagttttatatatatcttaaaatcaaattcaattattaaaattgtatttttaaataaaatcattttcattacctttgttatatttcttaaaaataatataaacttTGATTCCCTAGACTCCTTGTTTGTAGACCTTTGATACAACGTCTTATAGCTATTTTATAGGCTTGAGAAAAACCCACATGGTTAACCCAGTTACTACCTCAAACTGGGTATATTAACCCCACTATTGATCCCAAGTTCTCTGTGTATACCCTCTATAGTTATACTTGCCTCCCCCATTGCGACACCCATTTAATATTGAATTTTCCTACTTGTGACCTTGCAGGAACGCTTACAGTCGAAGAGGTGTACAAGGACCGCGACCAGTTCGCGGCCTTGGTCCGCGAGGTGGCCGCCCCGGACGTGGGTCGCATGGGCATCGAGATACTCTCTTTTACCATCAAGGACGTCTACGATGATGTGCAGTACCTGGCCTCGCTGGGCAAGGCCCAGACCGCCGTGGTCAAGCGGGACGCCGACGCCGGCGTGGCGGAGGCCAACCGAGATGCCGGCATCCGGGAGGCCGAGTGCGAGAAGAGCGCCATGGACGTGAAGTACTCGACGGACACGAAGATCGAGGACAACACGCGCATGTACAAGCTGCAGAAGGCCAACTTCGATCAGGAGATCAACACGGCCAAGGCCGAGTCGCAGCTGGCCTACGAGCTGCAGGCGGCCAAGATCCGGCAGCGCATCCGTAACGAGGAGATCCAGATCGAGGTGGTGGAGCGGCGCAAGCAGATCGAGATCGAGACGCAGGAGGTGCACCGCAAGGATCGCGAGCTCACGGGCAACGTGAAGCTGCCCGCCGAGGCGGAGGCCTTCCGCCTCCAGACCCTCGCCCAGGCCAAGCAGTGAGTATATGAAAACctcgcgaattcttcaggatTTGGGGGAGCCACGAGTACAGTATTCTAACTAAAAATAGTGCCTGTTTCGATTTCGAACTTCCCTCCTCCTAAGGTCATCTATAATTATCTGCCTCACCCATAGATCAAAACAGTAATCTCTGTGGGAACTATACACCCAACGTTGAGCTTTGTCATGTTTGAGTAACGTGTGGGTGGCCATTATCTGTCCGTAGATACATTCAATTTTGGCACGAATGATTGCAGCCAGCTTGTAATAATCAGCCAGACAAAGCTATTTATATACCTAAAGCTGGATACAATATTGTAGATAGTGTTTGTGGCATTCGCAAATCAGATAATCCCCTTGGGAACTTTGGGATTTGTGGGATAAATGTATATTAGTTATATAATCCTCCCTCCCACCCTTCCAGATGCCAGACCATTGAGGGAGCCCGCGCCGAGGCGGAGCGCATCCGGAAGATCGGTTCGGCGGAGGCCCATGCCATCGAGCTGGTGGGCAAGGCGGAGGCGGAGCGCATGCGGATGAAGGCCCATGTGTATAAGCAGTACGGCGACGCCGCCATCATGAACATCGTGCTCGAATCGCTGCCGAAGGTAAGTGCCCTTGGTTTCGTCATTTTGGAACTCTACTAAAAGGTTCTTGAAAACCCCCACAGATCGCCGCCGAGGTGGCCGCCCCGCTGGCCAAGACGGACGAGATCGTGCTGATCGGAGGCAACGACAACATCACCAACGACGTGACCCGCTTGGTGGCCCAGCTGCCGCCCTCGATCAACGCCCTGACCGGTGTGGATCTGTCCAAGGTGCTGTCCAAGATCCCCGGGGCCAAGGCGTGAAACCTAATGGAGTGGGACATCCAGGAAATGGCAATGACAACGTAACGCAACGCTTAGGAATTGTAACCGATCTTTAAACGGAAAAAAAACTGACAGAAAAGGACGGAGCCACTGTgctagagagagagagcgcgtGCATTTGTTAGAGGGAGACAGCAGCGACCGGAAGTTGGAACTCAAAACTCCAGTTTTCGAAGTGCAATCGAACGTAGCAAAATGTACTCcgatattatatttatatatacatctatatacatgtatatgtatatgcacACATGCGATGCATACATGCACTTGTTTCGCCTGTGTggtgtgccagtgtgtgtgtgtgtgtgggatgTTTGCCCGGGTAACAAtcaaagaaacaaacaaacaaaaacaaaaacaaaaaaccaacgTTTATCTCAGCTAAAGTTTTGCATTTCGTGCGCAACATCTTGTGGCCTTTTCTCTCGAAAACGAAAACCGATAACGATAACAAAGAATCAACGTGAAATTCGCATAACTTTAAAGCGAAAACCATATAAGAAGAGTGTTAGCTATTATTTACTATAATATATAAACCGTATATGTACAGGCAGAGATGCTGTACACAAAGAGTTCTTCTAAGTAACCGCTTCAAATAACATGCCACAAAGTGTTGTAAAGGTATGCATCAATTTACAGTGTTGTAAAGTTGTATACGTGCTGCCCCATCTTTCTCTCTCTTCGTCGCACAATTTTGGTCTGCTAACAGTATTTTCATCTGTCCAACCTACAACTACTGCCTATCGACTAAGGCCAAATCTATGAACTAGGGAGCCAAATGgaaagagagagggagagtgCGCCTAGAAAAGTCGACCCTTCGActttaaattcataaaattcaAAGGCCCCACTGAACAAAATGGGTTTGTGTAATAAATTGCATACTTTCGGACACCTTATTATCGTTTAAATTCGATTAGTATTTAGTGTTTATAAGGATTATATCAACATCAATTGTGTTAGCCCACACatgtttttcttgaatttttataatcaTTTACACGACTAATAATGTCGGATAGTTTCTAGATATACCAAAACCAAATTAGTCGATCCATCAATCATTTGTGAATAACTTATATGTAACTTTACAGTACTGCTTTTTCTGTACTTGGCGCTTTTCCAAAACCTACAAACACACACTTACCAACACACATGggttagatttttttttattaattttagaaaaaaaaaacaatatttgttGTTATGCAAAACGTTTTTACATTTAAGTTTCTGTCGATTGATAtgttttcctgtttttttcttatatgttatacATACTGATCAACTTAGaatatgcatttaaattttgtgtaCCTTGTTCGTAcactgtttattttgtagcaaaAGCCgcgttaaaaattaataatatatattttaaagaaaattaattaattttgttatttacttAGTTAAAACTGAAAATTATTTCACTATCATTTGTAAATAACTCAAATGAAACTTTACAAAACTACTTTTTATGTATTTGGCGCTCTTCCAAAACCCACACACATGCTTTTGAATTTGTATATTCATTTTAGAGCACAAAATGGAACCAATATTCTTTTCTTGTTGTGCAAACCTGTCATACATCTAAGTTTCTttcaaataacattttttttgatgtttttttatatgtataataCTATCAACTTAGACTATgcatttacaatttttgtacCTTGTTCGTACACCGTTTAGTTTATAGCAAAAGCcgcgaaaaaataatatattttttaaagaaaaaaggaactaattttgttatttactaAGATCTAACTGGAATTTACATAGTTAAACAATTGATCCAGCCCTTTCATTTTGCTAGCGCAATTTACCCTATTTTTGTAAGAACTTCTCCGCCgagtcacacacacacacccattAGACacacacatatttttttctattgtaTACTAAGTGCAAGTAATTTTTAATGTAACGCAGTGTGAAAGAGAAAAAGATTAAGAACAACAACCAACCGAAAAAGTAAACTAAAAGCTAAAcctaaataaatcaaatgtaaaattttgtgtattttgtcgtaaataaataaattgaaaaagacTTATTAAGCCCACTGATTTTGGCATTGGATTAGTGATCATCATCAGAACATCAATAAAttacttaataaaaatgtcCGAATCTTAATAATTACAAGAACGCGGTGGATATCCTTAAAAGTACATAAATAGTTTAGCTTCTTGCTTTATTTAGTGCCTAAAACAAGTCGTTAATCCGGATCAATAACCTAtaatagtatttatttttttataatattcctCCCATGAAAACACGATCAGTTCAACTAGTTCATTTcgtctttatttttaaacatggTGGCATACATGGCATATAGAGTAATAGATTTGGCATGCCGCCGTCTTTCAATACGATTAACAAACAATTATCTTACAGTACtaggcaaaaaaatatatatagcatATAGGAAATATCATAGTAAAATATCGGGTTCGTCATTAAGTATTATCAAAGGTTAGAGTACAAGATTATAGTTAGTTTATGGATAGGGTCTAGCGTCTGTCTAATCTACACTTACTGACTATGGACCAATCGAGCGACTAATCGAGACCTATGCCTAAGCCTAGAACTAAATATTTTCGAAGTGGTAAATGCAATGTCTTAACCAGTGCCCAGGGATCAGGGTGGATCCGGGGCCAACATTGATGTCCATCATATACCTACATGTTCGGCGAGCTGTCGCCACAAACCCATAGAGATCGTCAAATAGGACCATACCATTGGTCTTTTTTTGAGGAACGATTAGCTCGAAGATCTCTAGGAGTCCATGGGCCACACCCGCTTGAGACgaacgaaaaaaaaatcacaaaaaatatGTCTTAGCCTATGAAGATCCCTCCTAGTCGGAGAACTTGTCCTTGAGCTCGCGGCGCAGAATCTTGCCGGTGGGATTCTTGGGCACCTCGTCCACGAAGATCACGCCGCCCTCCAGCTTCTTGTAGTGGGCCACCCGTTCGGCCACGTAGGCGGAGATTTCCTCGGCACTGGCCTGCTCTCCCTGGCGCAGAACCACGATGGCACGCGGGGCCTCGCCGTTGAGCTCGTGGGGAATGCCGAAGACGGCCGCCTCCAGGATCTTGGGGTGGTCGCGCAGCACCGCCTCCAGTTCGGCCGGCGGCACCTGGAATCCCTTCACCTTGATCAGCTCCTTCATGCGGTCCGTGATGTAGAAGAGGCCGTCCTCGTCGTAGAAGGCCACATCGCCGCTGCGCAGCCAGCCGCCCGGATAGAAGGTGACCTGGTTGGCCTCCTCGTTGTTCAGGTAGCCGGCCATCACCTGGGGCCCGCGGACGCACAGCTCGCCGGTGGTGCGTGGACCCACGCCCTTGGCTTCGCCGCCGTCCAGGGGCACGATCTTGGCCTCCGTGCTGGCCGGCAGCACTCCGGTGGAGGCGTAGACCTTGTGGCCCTCCGGCGTCAGGAGCGCCACGGGCGAGGCCTCGGTCATGCCGTAGCCCTGCTTGAAGATGGTGTTGGGGAATCTAAGGACAGGACATATCATAAGCTGAGGTCATCACAGAGTCATCCGTTGCAAACTCACTTGTTCAGGAAGCGCTCCACATCGTGCTGGCCAATGGGAGCGGCTCCGCTCATCACAACCTTCAAGTGGGGCGCCGTCTCCTGAGTCATCTTGGGGTGGTTGATCATGAAAAGGGCTGGAGAAACAGGtatgtttaataataactttttagtAGACTTGAAATGCTAGTTAAGTTGACCTAAACCAGAATTATCTTGCCTGCCTTAATGATAATCTTAacttatttttcagttttgttGATTAAAACCTGTTCAATACCCTTACTCGAGCTCGTCGGTCTGATagcaaacagttttataaattacatTCAAAATACTTAGCTTAGGCAATTAACTATATGGTCCATAAAATCCATAGCTTGGGGAATTGTATTCTGATTTCGAAGGAGACCCAAACCCTCACTTCCAAtatccataacttgggttaTTGTATCCCGATTTCAAAGGTTGATCTCTCTATaaatttgtgtttaaattCTCTATTTTTCTacacttaaatatttacttttaaagggTGTCAAAATATTaacacattttcatgttcgattttgaCATAATTCTAATGGCTGTCAAATGGagacccaaaactgcacttcaaaAATCTATAACTTGGGTAGTTGTATCCCGATTTCAAAGTCTGATctctctatgaatttgtgctTAAATTCTcctttattttacatttaaatatttctttttaaagagggtcaacattttaacctattttcatgtttgatttTGCCATAATTCCAATAGCTGCACTTCAgaaatccataacttgggtagttgtatcccgatttcaaaggttgatccctctatgaatttgtgtttaaattttcgattattctacatttaaatatttcttttcagcaagggtcaaaattttgacccattttcatgttcgatttttcattAATTCCAGTGGCTTTCAAATGGAGACCCAAGCCTGCACTTcaaaaatccataacttgggtaattgtaTCCTGATTTCAAAGGTTGATCTCTCTATaaatttgtgtttaaattctctatttttctacatttgaatatttcttttctaagagggtcaaaattttaacccattttcatgttcggtttttcAATAATTCCAATAGCTTTCTAACTACAATCTTGACCAGACATTGAGAAATTGTCCTTGGAAGGTTATTAAAATGTCCTGCAAGCCAaacttattattattgtttttactcACCAATAGGAGGCACCAGGTTGAGGATGCTGCCCTGGTACTTGTCCAGGGCCCGCATGAAGTCGTCCGGCTTGAAGCACGGCATGGTGGCCAGGCGGCAGCCCTGTCCCAGCTTGGAGAGCATCACCACGGTCAGGCCGTAGATGTGGAAGAAGGGCAGCACGCCGGGCAGCGTCTCCTGGGGACCCATAAGGTCCAGGGGCAGGGAGGCCTGCACCTGCTCGCAGTTGCTGGTGATGTTGTTGTGCGAGAGCATCACGCCCTTGGGCAGGCCGGTGGTGCCGGAGGAGAAGGGCAGGAAGACCATGTCGTCGGCGCTGGCCTCCTTGGACGACTTCAGGTCCTCGTATCGCACATGCTGGGTGCTGGTCAGCTCGCTGAAGTCGATGGCGCCCTCGGGCAGGGACTCCTCCGCACTGGTCCGCACCACGGCGATGGGAAGCTGCCTGCCCGCCAGTTTGCAGGCCTGGCTCAGGGTGGCGAATCCGGGCACCGTTCCCACCAGGAACTTGGCCCCGCTGAAGGTCAGCTGCCGGGCGATCTCGTCTGCAATCGAAATGTGACGATTAGTGTCGGTCTTTCGACTTTGGAACCTCTAAATACAGATGTCACCACACAAAGACCCCGCAGATAAGCGGCTTTTGACGCACTCGAGAGCCCCCAATAAACATACAGCGGTGGTCACGCAAATAGCCAATGTTTGCCTAATTAACTGCCTCGTATTCTTAACTGTTTTCGGGCTCACGCTTACACCTTTATTTGCCGTAAACTTTTATTCACTTTATAcacttttttctttgtttgttGGGTTAAgtaatcaaattcaaattgtgcaaataaatttaagtggGTGAGTGATTACTGCGCGTTCATTTGGAAAGTCCCCAAGATTTATTTGGTTTAACAAATAATACTTTactaaagtttttaaaataacatgaaaaacCTATAGATACAACTATATTTCATAGAGAATATGGTAtattaatcaattaaaatatttttaaaaattgttaactTTTTTCAGGTATATAGCTCTCTTTGTTTCAAGCCTTTTTGTTTACcgtgtaatactttaaaagcAACTTTCAAAGCTATTGTCTTAAATCCTTTGTTGCGATTcttttgaaaacatttattCCCTAACTTTTTGTATTTCAGCCCAT containing:
- the LOC108025906 gene encoding flotillin-2 isoform X1 — protein: MGNIHTTGPNEALIVSGGCCGSTKKRTIVGGWAWAWWLVTDVQRLSLNVMTLNPMCENVETSQGVPLTVTGVAQCKIMKSSSYKHNDYNNDEMMNVYYFHHQADELLGTASEQFLGKSVKEIKQTILQTLEGHLRAILGTLTVEEVYKDRDQFAALVREVAAPDVGRMGIEILSFTIKDVYDDVQYLASLGKAQTAVVKRDADAGVAEANRDAGIREAECEKSAMDVKYSTDTKIEDNTRMYKLQKANFDQEINTAKAESQLAYELQAAKIRQRIRNEEIQIEVVERRKQIEIETQEVHRKDRELTGNVKLPAEAEAFRLQTLAQAKQCQTIEGARAEAERIRKIGSAEAHAIELVGKAEAERMRMKAHVYKQYGDAAIMNIVLESLPKIAAEVAAPLAKTDEIVLIGGNDNITNDVTRLVAQLPPSINALTGVDLSKVLSKIPGAKA
- the LOC108025906 gene encoding flotillin-2 isoform X2; protein product: MGNIHTTGPNEALIVSGGCCGSTKKRTIVGGWAWAWWLVTDVQRLSLNVMTLNPMCENVETSQGVPLTVTGVAQCKIMKSSSYKHNDYNNDEADELLGTASEQFLGKSVKEIKQTILQTLEGHLRAILGTLTVEEVYKDRDQFAALVREVAAPDVGRMGIEILSFTIKDVYDDVQYLASLGKAQTAVVKRDADAGVAEANRDAGIREAECEKSAMDVKYSTDTKIEDNTRMYKLQKANFDQEINTAKAESQLAYELQAAKIRQRIRNEEIQIEVVERRKQIEIETQEVHRKDRELTGNVKLPAEAEAFRLQTLAQAKQCQTIEGARAEAERIRKIGSAEAHAIELVGKAEAERMRMKAHVYKQYGDAAIMNIVLESLPKIAAEVAAPLAKTDEIVLIGGNDNITNDVTRLVAQLPPSINALTGVDLSKVLSKIPGAKA
- the LOC108025906 gene encoding flotillin-2 isoform X3, whose protein sequence is MGNIHTTGPNEALIVSGGCCGSTKKRTIVGGWAWAWWLVTDVQRLSLNVMTLNPMCENVETSQGVPLTVTGVAQCKIMKMMNVYYFHHQADELLGTASEQFLGKSVKEIKQTILQTLEGHLRAILGTLTVEEVYKDRDQFAALVREVAAPDVGRMGIEILSFTIKDVYDDVQYLASLGKAQTAVVKRDADAGVAEANRDAGIREAECEKSAMDVKYSTDTKIEDNTRMYKLQKANFDQEINTAKAESQLAYELQAAKIRQRIRNEEIQIEVVERRKQIEIETQEVHRKDRELTGNVKLPAEAEAFRLQTLAQAKQCQTIEGARAEAERIRKIGSAEAHAIELVGKAEAERMRMKAHVYKQYGDAAIMNIVLESLPKIAAEVAAPLAKTDEIVLIGGNDNITNDVTRLVAQLPPSINALTGVDLSKVLSKIPGAKA
- the LOC108025906 gene encoding flotillin-2 isoform X4 gives rise to the protein MGNIHTTGPNEALIVSGGCCGSTKKRTIVGGWAWAWWLVTDVQRLSLNVMTLNPMCENVETSQGVPLTVTGVAQCKIMKADELLGTASEQFLGKSVKEIKQTILQTLEGHLRAILGTLTVEEVYKDRDQFAALVREVAAPDVGRMGIEILSFTIKDVYDDVQYLASLGKAQTAVVKRDADAGVAEANRDAGIREAECEKSAMDVKYSTDTKIEDNTRMYKLQKANFDQEINTAKAESQLAYELQAAKIRQRIRNEEIQIEVVERRKQIEIETQEVHRKDRELTGNVKLPAEAEAFRLQTLAQAKQCQTIEGARAEAERIRKIGSAEAHAIELVGKAEAERMRMKAHVYKQYGDAAIMNIVLESLPKIAAEVAAPLAKTDEIVLIGGNDNITNDVTRLVAQLPPSINALTGVDLSKVLSKIPGAKA
- the LOC108025906 gene encoding flotillin-2 isoform X6, encoding MSAVWMGVFKVALIVGVTTLVVRRNLSFFLRTLTVEEVYKDRDQFAALVREVAAPDVGRMGIEILSFTIKDVYDDVQYLASLGKAQTAVVKRDADAGVAEANRDAGIREAECEKSAMDVKYSTDTKIEDNTRMYKLQKANFDQEINTAKAESQLAYELQAAKIRQRIRNEEIQIEVVERRKQIEIETQEVHRKDRELTGNVKLPAEAEAFRLQTLAQAKQCQTIEGARAEAERIRKIGSAEAHAIELVGKAEAERMRMKAHVYKQYGDAAIMNIVLESLPKIAAEVAAPLAKTDEIVLIGGNDNITNDVTRLVAQLPPSINALTGVDLSKVLSKIPGAKA
- the LOC108025906 gene encoding flotillin-2 isoform X5 — its product is MGIEILSFTIKDVYDDVQYLASLGKAQTAVVKRDADAGVAEANRDAGIREAECEKSAMDVKYSTDTKIEDNTRMYKLQKANFDQEINTAKAESQLAYELQAAKIRQRIRNEEIQIEVVERRKQIEIETQEVHRKDRELTGNVKLPAEAEAFRLQTLAQAKQCQTIEGARAEAERIRKIGSAEAHAIELVGKAEAERMRMKAHVYKQYGDAAIMNIVLESLPKIAAEVAAPLAKTDEIVLIGGNDNITNDVTRLVAQLPPSINALTGVDLSKVLSKIPGAKA
- the LOC108025897 gene encoding uncharacterized protein LOC108025897, giving the protein MNPAAQLLRLRSATALGSAATRSISTNRGQRTTSTASAQRERTQGVSETDKFLHYSAEDGYYKTSPFDPVVVPNVPLHEYVWRDFKKWERRTAAVCVLTDRQYTFAQMRDSSAAFAVRLQTKFKLHKPDVLAICLPNLPEYPIATLGAIEAGLTVTTVNPVYTPDEIARQLTFSGAKFLVGTVPGFATLSQACKLAGRQLPIAVVRTSAEESLPEGAIDFSELTSTQHVRYEDLKSSKEASADDMVFLPFSSGTTGLPKGVMLSHNNITSNCEQVQASLPLDLMGPQETLPGVLPFFHIYGLTVVMLSKLGQGCRLATMPCFKPDDFMRALDKYQGSILNLVPPIALFMINHPKMTQETAPHLKVVMSGAAPIGQHDVERFLNKFPNTIFKQGYGMTEASPVALLTPEGHKVYASTGVLPASTEAKIVPLDGGEAKGVGPRTTGELCVRGPQVMAGYLNNEEANQVTFYPGGWLRSGDVAFYDEDGLFYITDRMKELIKVKGFQVPPAELEAVLRDHPKILEAAVFGIPHELNGEAPRAIVVLRQGEQASAEEISAYVAERVAHYKKLEGGVIFVDEVPKNPTGKILRRELKDKFSD